A genomic stretch from Cetobacterium sp. ZOR0034 includes:
- a CDS encoding nitroreductase family protein: protein MFKVNTEKCIGCELCTKDCFVKDIEMVEGKAEIKNVRCFKCGHCIAVCPVAAISTDEYDMNDVVEYDKDSFTIDPDNLLNFIRFERTIRHFKNQDVENEKILKIIEAGRFTQTASNAQNVNYVVVKDSIQDVRRITLETLKAMGHYILENSTNPLYKRYAAMWIKMHDDFITNPDGEDNLFFKAPVLIMVTSEHALNAGLASANMKLMIDALGLGTVFSGFLVRAAEENPAIKEFLGIEKSQNLVACMVVGYPNVKYRRTTPRKKPNIIWK, encoded by the coding sequence ATGTTTAAGGTTAATACTGAAAAATGTATCGGATGTGAGCTGTGTACTAAGGATTGTTTTGTAAAAGATATTGAGATGGTGGAGGGAAAAGCTGAAATAAAAAATGTAAGATGTTTTAAATGTGGTCACTGCATAGCTGTTTGCCCTGTGGCAGCAATTTCTACAGATGAGTATGATATGAATGATGTAGTTGAGTATGATAAAGATAGTTTTACAATAGACCCAGATAATCTTTTAAACTTTATAAGATTTGAAAGAACAATTAGACATTTTAAAAATCAGGATGTAGAAAATGAAAAGATATTAAAAATAATAGAAGCTGGAAGATTTACTCAAACAGCAAGTAATGCACAAAATGTAAACTATGTTGTGGTGAAAGATAGTATTCAAGATGTTAGAAGAATTACTTTAGAAACTCTTAAAGCTATGGGGCATTATATTTTAGAAAATTCAACAAATCCTTTATATAAAAGATATGCGGCTATGTGGATAAAGATGCATGATGATTTTATTACAAATCCTGATGGAGAGGACAATTTATTCTTTAAAGCACCAGTGCTTATTATGGTTACATCAGAACATGCTCTTAATGCAGGATTGGCTTCTGCAAATATGAAACTTATGATAGATGCGTTGGGTCTAGGAACTGTATTTAGTGGTTTCTTAGTGAGAGCAGCAGAGGAAAATCCAGCAATAAAAGAGTTTTTAGGGATAGAAAAATCTCAGAACCTTGTGGCGTGCATGGTAGTGGGTTATCCAAATGTAAAGTATAGAAGAACTACTCCAAGAAAAAAACCAAATATAATTTGGAAATAG
- a CDS encoding cell wall metabolism sensor histidine kinase WalK has translation MFSIKIKMNLFRKIFGFSIFIILTTLLTNYFFNAIFLEKFYTYRKKEMMMRVIETGKYIYETQSEDNYENYVYDVKEAMGIDIEIKSLKKTHMMGSHMMRRTTTINEAVYNKFQIQEFLGNDAKVLYYAEKISEEKQMIVRTSLSVIQSHSHESNIFNIVTALIASLISLIAGVIFSKRITKDISYLKEKADKISKLEFPENISIPREDEIGDLSRNLEKMSNELSTSINNLKSFVSNASHELRTPISVICAHATALLEEENLDIKEKRRYHEIILKVGNEMKDLTENLLTLSKLDSSVFKVKKEKLDLNEILNDALEKYDIIELEKDIEINVSVKTSNILGDSRLLKLIFNNLIQNALKYSKVGGKIEIFEKDEFLFIENSFDGTIEIDKKNLFQPFARGKNAEEFKFDGMGLGLSIVQKASDLGDIEYDIVIDREMFIVKLKIFNEKN, from the coding sequence ATGTTTTCAATCAAAATTAAAATGAATCTATTTCGAAAGATATTTGGATTTTCAATTTTTATAATACTTACAACTCTTTTGACAAATTATTTTTTTAATGCTATTTTCTTAGAAAAATTTTATACATATAGAAAAAAAGAGATGATGATGAGAGTTATAGAAACAGGTAAATATATATATGAAACTCAATCAGAGGATAACTATGAAAATTATGTTTATGATGTAAAAGAAGCGATGGGAATAGATATAGAGATTAAATCTCTGAAAAAAACTCACATGATGGGAAGCCATATGATGAGGCGAACTACAACTATTAATGAAGCAGTTTACAATAAATTTCAAATCCAAGAGTTTTTAGGAAATGATGCCAAAGTTTTGTATTATGCTGAGAAAATATCAGAAGAAAAACAGATGATTGTAAGAACATCTCTTTCGGTAATTCAATCTCACAGTCATGAGAGTAATATATTTAATATAGTTACAGCTTTAATAGCATCGTTGATCTCTTTGATTGCAGGAGTTATTTTTTCAAAGAGAATAACAAAAGATATAAGTTATTTAAAGGAGAAAGCTGATAAGATTTCAAAATTAGAATTCCCAGAAAATATAAGTATACCTAGAGAGGATGAAATTGGAGACTTAAGTAGAAATTTAGAGAAGATGTCAAATGAACTTTCAACTTCTATAAATAATTTGAAATCTTTTGTATCGAATGCTTCTCATGAATTAAGAACTCCAATATCAGTTATTTGTGCTCATGCCACAGCTCTTTTAGAAGAGGAGAATTTAGATATAAAAGAGAAAAGACGATACCACGAAATTATTTTAAAGGTTGGAAATGAGATGAAGGATTTGACAGAGAACCTGTTAACTCTTTCGAAGCTAGATAGCAGTGTTTTCAAAGTAAAAAAAGAAAAATTGGATTTAAATGAAATTTTAAATGACGCTTTAGAAAAATATGACATAATAGAACTTGAAAAAGATATAGAGATAAATGTTTCTGTTAAAACAAGCAATATCTTAGGTGATTCAAGACTATTAAAATTGATTTTTAACAACTTAATTCAGAATGCTTTAAAATATAGTAAAGTTGGAGGAAAGATAGAAATTTTTGAAAAAGATGAATTTTTATTTATTGAAAATAGCTTTGATGGAACAATTGAGATTGATAAAAAAAATTTATTTCAACCTTTTGCAAGAGGTAAAAATGCAGAGGAGTTCAAGTTTGATGGTATGGGATTGGGATTATCGATCGTTCAAAAGGCTTCTGATTTAGGAGATATTGAATATGATATAGTTATTGATAGGGAGATGTTTATAGTAAAACTGAAGATATTTAATGAAAAAAATTAA
- a CDS encoding response regulator transcription factor, producing MKRKILIIEDEESLANIIGKTLIKERFEIKIVTRGDEALEEFYSFSPSLVLLDINLPKKNGWEICKEIRQFSKIPIIIMTARDTELDEIHGLELGADDYITKPISTKIILLKIKKLLKMESDEFFYLDGLTFDYNRFKVIIDEETEIILSKREALLLEYFFRNENIILGRETLLNEVWGFEFSGEERAVDTLVTRLRKKLGIYGDYIKSIRGVGYVFNQN from the coding sequence ATGAAAAGAAAGATACTTATTATAGAGGATGAAGAGAGTTTAGCAAATATAATTGGAAAAACTTTAATTAAAGAGAGATTTGAGATAAAGATAGTAACTAGAGGAGATGAGGCTTTAGAGGAGTTTTACTCTTTTTCACCATCACTAGTTCTTTTAGATATAAATTTACCTAAAAAAAATGGTTGGGAGATATGCAAAGAGATAAGACAGTTTTCAAAGATTCCAATAATTATAATGACAGCTCGTGATACAGAGTTAGATGAGATACATGGCTTAGAACTTGGAGCAGATGACTATATTACGAAACCCATAAGTACAAAGATAATTTTATTAAAAATAAAGAAACTTTTAAAAATGGAAAGTGATGAATTTTTCTATTTAGATGGATTAACTTTTGATTACAATAGATTTAAAGTTATTATAGATGAAGAAACGGAGATAATTTTAAGTAAAAGAGAAGCCTTACTTTTAGAATATTTTTTTAGAAATGAAAATATAATTTTAGGAAGAGAGACTTTATTAAACGAAGTTTGGGGATTTGAATTTAGTGGAGAGGAAAGAGCTGTTGATACTCTTGTGACTCGTCTTCGAAAAAAACTTGGAATCTATGGTGATTACATAAAATCAATAAGAGGAGTTGGATATGTTTTCAATCAAAATTAA
- a CDS encoding CatB-related O-acetyltransferase: protein MKKQIFESWLEGVELKSHIKNPNISVGDFSYYSGYYHEKPFDEFCVRYLLGDNSTKNYKEIFGEKFEFDKLIIGKFCSIGSGAIFMLAGNQGHNYSWISTFPFNPKIFPNAKNGFKKKGDTVIGNDVWIGSEALIMPGVQIADGAVIAAKSVVTKNVPPYSIVGGNPAKIIKKRFSDDDITKLLEIKWWNWDIIKINEALPFINSENINDLFLFSKS from the coding sequence TTGAAAAAACAAATTTTTGAAAGTTGGTTAGAGGGAGTTGAACTAAAATCACATATAAAAAATCCGAATATATCTGTTGGCGATTTTTCTTATTACTCTGGATACTATCACGAAAAACCTTTCGATGAATTTTGTGTCCGTTACTTATTAGGTGATAATAGTACTAAAAATTATAAAGAAATTTTTGGAGAGAAATTTGAATTTGATAAATTAATTATAGGAAAATTTTGTTCTATAGGATCAGGAGCTATTTTTATGTTAGCTGGAAATCAAGGTCATAATTATTCGTGGATATCAACTTTTCCATTCAATCCTAAAATTTTTCCAAATGCTAAAAATGGATTTAAGAAAAAAGGAGATACCGTTATAGGCAATGATGTCTGGATTGGAAGTGAAGCCCTTATAATGCCCGGAGTTCAAATCGCTGACGGTGCTGTCATTGCTGCTAAATCTGTAGTTACTAAAAATGTTCCACCATATTCAATTGTGGGTGGAAATCCTGCCAAAATTATAAAGAAAAGATTTTCAGATGATGATATTACTAAACTTTTAGAAATAAAATGGTGGAATTGGGATATTATTAAAATTAATGAGGCTTTACCTTTTATTAACAGTGAAAATATTAACGATTTATTTTTATTTTCCAAAAGTTAA
- a CDS encoding D-Ala-D-Ala carboxypeptidase family metallohydrolase: MKFLLLSILFSVSLYGKENLQISKYFKLKDATKSATAKRYKINNLPKSNTNIIYAAKRLDKVKEILKKDIYVTSWYRGDLLNKKVRGVKNSQHKDGLAIDFKINGSAKTIKSKLDKANISYDQLIYYSKQNRVHISFNKDVAKERNQYILK, encoded by the coding sequence ATGAAATTTTTATTATTAAGCATATTATTTTCTGTATCTTTATACGGAAAAGAGAATCTACAAATCTCAAAATATTTTAAATTAAAAGATGCAACTAAAAGTGCTACAGCAAAAAGATATAAAATAAATAATTTACCCAAAAGTAATACGAATATTATCTACGCAGCTAAAAGACTCGATAAAGTTAAAGAGATTTTAAAGAAAGATATATATGTAACAAGCTGGTATAGAGGTGACTTATTAAATAAAAAAGTTAGAGGAGTTAAAAATTCTCAACACAAAGATGGTCTAGCTATTGATTTCAAAATCAATGGCAGTGCTAAAACTATAAAATCTAAACTAGATAAAGCCAATATAAGTTATGATCAATTGATATATTATTCTAAGCAAAATAGAGTTCATATTAGTTTCAATAAAGATGTTGCAAAAGAAAGAAATCAATATATTTTAAAATAA
- a CDS encoding MATE family efflux transporter, with translation MNLAILKIGNENQMASFGIINYLTTIVYMLLLGLSFGVQPLFSFNHGAKNHEKVSKFYKFTMMAAFSINLFYFIILYVWGNKIIGFFTNDIFIINETYIGLTIFNLAFFVIGVNVIQSGYYQAINTPEKSNIISIFRSIVFFPIVLFISSKSLGLKGVWLSTLFSEILCLVAWNLLLRKDLKIYLKKVFLFSTN, from the coding sequence ATGAATCTAGCTATTTTAAAAATTGGAAATGAAAATCAAATGGCATCGTTTGGAATTATAAATTATTTAACAACAATAGTTTATATGTTACTATTAGGATTATCGTTTGGAGTTCAACCATTATTTAGTTTTAATCACGGAGCTAAAAATCATGAAAAAGTTTCTAAATTTTACAAATTTACAATGATGGCAGCATTTAGCATAAATTTATTTTATTTTATTATTTTATATGTTTGGGGAAATAAAATTATTGGATTCTTTACAAATGATATATTTATTATAAACGAAACATATATAGGGCTGACTATTTTTAATCTTGCATTTTTTGTTATAGGAGTTAATGTTATTCAATCAGGATACTATCAAGCTATAAATACCCCTGAAAAATCCAATATTATATCTATATTTAGATCAATAGTATTTTTTCCGATAGTGCTATTTATTAGTTCTAAAAGTTTAGGATTAAAAGGTGTTTGGTTGAGCACTTTATTCTCAGAGATTTTATGTCTTGTAGCTTGGAACTTATTATTAAGAAAAGATTTGAAAATTTATCTAAAAAAGGTCTTCCTTTTTTCTACAAATTAG
- a CDS encoding MATE family efflux transporter, whose protein sequence is MFKEFIKYAVPSVFAMFISSMYVIVDGIFVGQGVGALALGAVNLVMPISILFFGIASMFAVGGGTLISESFGNGNIKKGISIFREILLFLLILSLILSFTFFI, encoded by the coding sequence ATGTTTAAAGAATTTATTAAGTACGCAGTACCTTCGGTATTTGCAATGTTTATTTCATCAATGTATGTAATAGTTGATGGTATTTTTGTTGGGCAAGGAGTTGGTGCTTTAGCATTAGGAGCAGTAAATTTAGTTATGCCAATTTCTATTTTATTTTTTGGGATAGCTTCGATGTTTGCAGTTGGTGGTGGAACTCTTATATCTGAAAGTTTTGGAAATGGTAATATAAAAAAAGGTATCAGTATATTTAGAGAGATACTATTATTTTTATTAATTTTAAGTTTAATTTTAAGTTTTACATTTTTTATTTAA
- a CDS encoding MerR family transcriptional regulator, with amino-acid sequence MIFSIGETAKLNNVTIQTLRHYDKEGLLKPSYIDENTKYRFYSIDQFLQIDFIKRCKALGFSLDKIKCLLYEENSLENILESIIFQKYMVQLQIEKLQNLKNNLEELENNLEHAIFKLDKSPDLEDISFYILGSSKGEMKNIADIETHIRKVLKSFKSPHNISDTFIVLKTNKDSPEIYTELIIASYSIKSEIKYSARGVSFYTESAAFHTKDFFEKIEDFSIENNLQTRSEYLEIAYVSKLDSKNKERSLVSIFSPIDL; translated from the coding sequence ATGATTTTTTCAATTGGTGAAACAGCAAAATTAAATAATGTAACTATTCAAACATTACGTCATTATGATAAAGAGGGACTTTTAAAGCCTTCATATATAGATGAAAATACAAAATACAGATTCTATTCTATAGATCAATTTTTACAAATAGATTTCATTAAAAGATGTAAGGCCCTTGGCTTCTCTTTAGATAAGATAAAATGTCTTTTATATGAAGAGAATAGCTTAGAAAATATTTTAGAATCAATAATTTTTCAAAAATATATGGTTCAATTACAAATTGAAAAGTTACAAAATCTGAAAAACAACTTAGAAGAGTTAGAAAATAATTTAGAACACGCTATTTTTAAGTTAGATAAATCTCCTGATTTAGAAGATATAAGCTTTTATATTTTAGGTAGCTCTAAAGGTGAAATGAAAAATATTGCTGATATTGAAACTCATATAAGAAAAGTTTTGAAAAGTTTTAAATCTCCTCATAACATCAGTGACACATTTATTGTTTTAAAAACGAATAAAGACTCTCCTGAAATCTATACCGAGCTTATAATAGCTTCGTATTCTATTAAAAGCGAAATAAAATATTCAGCTCGTGGAGTCTCATTTTATACTGAAAGTGCAGCTTTCCATACTAAGGATTTCTTTGAGAAAATTGAAGATTTTAGTATCGAAAATAATCTTCAAACTAGAAGTGAATATCTCGAAATAGCCTATGTCTCAAAGCTAGATAGTAAAAATAAAGAGAGATCACTCGTAAGTATTTTCTCTCCAATAGATTTGTAA
- a CDS encoding ABC transporter substrate-binding protein, with protein sequence MNLKKLALFGLGLTLSTTLLGKEKVVFWHSMSGGLQTSLNKIVADYNKSQGDVEIEAIYQGSYEETIGKFKAISGTKDAPTLIQMNDISTSFMYNSGAITPMQNFIEADKFDVNQLEDALLNYYRIDGKLYSMPFNSSTAIMIYNKDAFREAGLDPNTPPKSYAEFAEYSKKLVKKNSSGSIDRYGSAVLMYGWFIEQFLANDGVTYVDKNNGRTGETPTSVTYKKDLPKILEFLRGMYKDGSATSYGRDWDSIRTAFSSGKVAMYFDSSAGIKGVINNSNFEVGTGFVLNESGNFNGSVVGGASLWITNSSADSTQKAAWDFIKYATSKDVQSYWSINTGYYPVNKASYDTAEMKQNMEQYPQFGTAVAEIKETKPSYSTQGAIIGVFPELRDKMVEAMEANYEGKTSVEKIVEKHVADSDRIIQRYNRINK encoded by the coding sequence ATGAATTTAAAAAAATTGGCACTATTTGGATTGGGATTAACTTTATCAACGACACTTTTAGGAAAAGAAAAAGTAGTATTTTGGCACTCGATGAGTGGAGGGCTTCAGACTAGTTTGAATAAAATCGTTGCAGATTACAATAAATCTCAAGGGGATGTAGAGATTGAAGCAATTTATCAAGGATCTTATGAGGAAACAATTGGAAAATTTAAGGCAATATCAGGAACGAAAGATGCACCTACTCTTATTCAAATGAATGATATTTCAACATCATTCATGTATAATAGTGGAGCTATAACTCCAATGCAAAACTTTATAGAAGCAGATAAGTTTGATGTTAATCAGTTAGAGGATGCACTTTTAAATTATTATAGAATAGATGGAAAGTTATACTCTATGCCATTTAACTCATCAACAGCGATAATGATATATAATAAAGATGCTTTTAGAGAAGCTGGATTAGATCCAAATACTCCTCCAAAAAGTTATGCTGAGTTTGCAGAGTATTCAAAGAAATTAGTTAAAAAGAATAGCAGTGGTTCTATTGATAGATACGGTTCAGCAGTACTTATGTATGGATGGTTTATTGAGCAGTTCTTAGCTAATGATGGAGTGACATATGTAGATAAAAATAATGGTAGAACTGGAGAGACTCCAACATCTGTAACATATAAAAAAGATTTACCAAAAATTTTAGAGTTTTTAAGAGGTATGTATAAAGATGGTTCTGCAACATCATACGGAAGAGATTGGGATTCTATAAGAACAGCTTTCTCATCTGGAAAAGTAGCTATGTATTTTGATTCGTCTGCTGGAATTAAAGGAGTTATAAATAACTCTAACTTTGAAGTTGGTACAGGATTTGTTTTAAACGAAAGCGGAAACTTCAATGGAAGTGTTGTTGGAGGAGCATCTCTTTGGATAACAAACTCATCAGCTGATTCAACTCAAAAAGCAGCTTGGGACTTTATTAAATACGCTACATCAAAAGATGTTCAATCTTACTGGTCAATTAATACAGGTTATTATCCAGTGAACAAAGCTTCTTACGATACAGCAGAGATGAAACAAAATATGGAACAATATCCACAATTTGGAACTGCTGTTGCTGAAATAAAAGAAACTAAGCCATCTTACTCAACTCAAGGAGCTATTATAGGAGTATTCCCAGAGCTTAGAGATAAAATGGTTGAAGCAATGGAAGCAAACTATGAAGGAAAAACTTCTGTAGAGAAAATTGTTGAAAAGCACGTAGCTGATTCAGATAGAATAATTCAAAGATACAATAGAATTAACAAATAA
- a CDS encoding carbohydrate ABC transporter permease, which translates to MKKKIFYGLLILSGILVFFPIIYALISSFMSTKDIISGKLLPSEVKLTNYKELLQNVPILQFFMNSLITSIVAMIIQIIICSMTAYALVFVEFKEKKIIFLLVMCSIFIPWESIFIPNYFTILKMRLLNTKLGIILPFLANGLGIFLMVQQFKTLNKSLIEAAKIDGCSHGFIYLKIVLPLSKGILSTWGIYSFLNVWNMYLWPLMISTRPESRTIQIGLKMIKAEEGTNFGILMAAVVIVIIPSLIVLFIGQSQLQKGMTSGAVKE; encoded by the coding sequence ATGAAAAAGAAAATATTTTATGGATTACTTATTTTGTCTGGAATTTTAGTTTTCTTTCCAATAATATATGCTTTAATCTCTAGTTTTATGTCAACGAAGGATATTATAAGTGGAAAGTTATTACCAAGTGAAGTAAAGCTAACAAACTATAAAGAGTTATTACAGAATGTGCCAATACTTCAGTTTTTCATGAATAGCTTAATAACATCAATAGTTGCCATGATTATTCAAATAATAATTTGTAGTATGACAGCTTATGCTCTTGTATTTGTGGAGTTTAAGGAGAAAAAAATTATATTTTTACTTGTGATGTGTTCAATATTTATTCCTTGGGAATCGATATTTATTCCAAACTACTTTACAATTTTAAAAATGAGATTATTAAATACAAAGTTAGGAATAATATTACCGTTTTTAGCAAATGGACTTGGAATATTTTTAATGGTACAACAATTTAAAACACTTAATAAATCGCTAATTGAGGCAGCCAAAATAGATGGTTGTAGCCATGGATTTATATATTTAAAAATAGTTTTACCACTATCAAAAGGGATATTAAGTACTTGGGGAATCTATTCATTCTTAAACGTTTGGAATATGTATTTATGGCCGTTGATGATTTCAACTAGACCGGAATCTAGAACAATTCAAATTGGTTTAAAGATGATAAAAGCAGAAGAGGGAACAAACTTTGGAATTTTAATGGCTGCAGTAGTTATTGTTATTATTCCCTCATTAATTGTTCTATTTATAGGGCAAAGTCAACTTCAAAAAGGGATGACTTCTGGAGCAGTAAAAGAGTAA
- a CDS encoding carbohydrate ABC transporter permease, whose amino-acid sequence MKKEQKLTGVLFSMPSLLILLTFYIYPLLKTVMYSLSFTDSKGQIVGFAGIENFYELFTDASFYESILATLKFSLITVTFSMIISLFLAIICNEKLKGIKLFRVIFSSSMGVSVSASSSIVLFLFHPSVGLINDILKFFGILPINWFTSSTYAIWAISFATIWMNIGFGFLVLTAGLQNISQEIDESCEVDGVDYFSKLFRVTIPLLSPSLFYLLITTTLKSFQSFGQVDILTGGGPSNSTNFIVYSIYKTAFSNYRFDYASAQGLFLLLLITIIMIVKFKLERKVHYQ is encoded by the coding sequence ATGAAAAAAGAACAAAAATTAACAGGAGTTTTATTTTCAATGCCATCATTGCTAATATTATTGACATTTTATATCTATCCGCTATTGAAGACGGTTATGTATTCATTGTCTTTCACTGATTCAAAAGGACAGATAGTAGGATTTGCAGGGATTGAAAATTTCTATGAATTATTTACAGATGCTTCGTTTTATGAAAGTATTTTAGCAACATTAAAATTTTCACTAATAACAGTGACTTTTAGTATGATTATATCACTATTTTTAGCGATAATATGTAATGAAAAATTAAAGGGAATAAAACTATTTAGGGTTATTTTCTCATCAAGTATGGGAGTTTCAGTTTCGGCTAGTTCAAGTATAGTTTTATTTTTATTTCATCCGAGTGTAGGATTGATAAATGATATTTTAAAATTCTTTGGAATTTTACCAATAAACTGGTTTACAAGTTCAACATACGCAATTTGGGCAATTTCGTTTGCAACAATCTGGATGAATATAGGTTTCGGATTCTTAGTTTTAACAGCAGGATTACAAAATATAAGTCAAGAGATTGATGAAAGCTGTGAAGTAGATGGGGTTGATTATTTCTCGAAACTATTTAGAGTAACAATACCACTACTGAGTCCAAGTTTATTCTACTTGTTGATTACAACAACTTTAAAATCATTCCAAAGTTTCGGTCAAGTAGATATATTAACAGGTGGAGGACCATCAAACTCAACAAACTTTATAGTATATAGTATTTATAAAACAGCGTTTAGTAACTATAGATTTGATTATGCTAGTGCTCAGGGATTATTCCTACTTCTATTGATTACAATAATAATGATTGTTAAATTTAAACTAGAAAGGAAGGTGCACTATCAGTAA
- a CDS encoding GGDEF domain-containing protein, with product MKNKKYYIGAVIGIISLFFYLVLMRYSFKNKLPLMEYKENNNYLETLIVVTDVDFEPYSFIDNKNKIVGFDVELIYSLGEILKKNIDLRLLPWSECIKAIEKNEADLILGVVTGSKYTQNIYSSIPVSKDSFVLFGTKKYSNFDELYDKKIAYLKGSDSKNLFLKPYKLDKKAKGYNSYGEAFKSIKSGENDFILATYSVGRRLGKKYGDINAVGQILVNKMFSIGVSENNKYLIEELDKAIIQRQRDGTIEKLTSKWLKRYIEVISFKDFLLQHSMVLVIFIAIILLSIIFVGIYIYKKEISLSQEREYALLEYVARDSLTKVYNRKSGEQMIKQIIDESTLSSYHAFIMIDIDNFKNINETLGHDGGDEVLVQIAKILKKAFNDFDIVIRMGGDEFSIFAVDYKDINSIEKKLKKLFEILKEGIVIKNKAVTITLSIGVALYPKSGIEFQELYENADKILYEVKNSGKNNYKIL from the coding sequence TTTAAAAATAAACTACCTTTAATGGAATATAAAGAAAATAATAACTACTTAGAAACCTTGATTGTAGTTACAGATGTGGATTTTGAACCATATTCGTTTATTGATAATAAAAATAAAATTGTAGGATTTGATGTTGAACTGATATATTCACTAGGAGAGATTTTAAAAAAAAATATAGATTTAAGATTACTTCCTTGGAGTGAGTGTATTAAAGCTATAGAAAAAAATGAAGCAGATTTAATTTTAGGGGTTGTTACAGGCTCAAAGTATACTCAAAATATTTATTCTTCTATTCCTGTAAGTAAAGATTCCTTTGTTTTATTTGGAACGAAAAAGTATTCTAATTTTGATGAACTCTATGATAAAAAGATAGCGTATTTAAAAGGAAGTGATAGCAAAAATCTTTTTTTGAAACCTTATAAATTAGATAAAAAAGCTAAAGGGTATAATAGTTATGGAGAAGCTTTTAAATCTATAAAAAGTGGAGAAAATGATTTTATTTTGGCTACATATTCTGTAGGGCGTCGTTTAGGTAAAAAATATGGAGATATAAATGCAGTTGGTCAGATTTTAGTAAATAAGATGTTTTCAATAGGAGTTTCAGAAAATAATAAATATTTAATAGAGGAGTTGGATAAAGCAATAATCCAAAGACAAAGAGATGGAACAATTGAGAAGCTTACATCTAAATGGTTAAAGCGATATATTGAAGTTATTAGTTTTAAAGATTTTTTACTTCAACACTCGATGGTTTTAGTAATTTTTATTGCTATTATTCTTTTGAGTATAATTTTTGTAGGAATTTATATATATAAAAAAGAAATTTCTCTTTCTCAAGAAAGAGAATATGCTCTCTTAGAGTATGTTGCTCGAGATTCATTGACAAAAGTATATAATAGAAAATCTGGTGAACAGATGATAAAACAGATTATAGATGAAAGTACATTGAGCTCATATCATGCTTTTATTATGATAGATATTGATAATTTTAAAAATATTAATGAAACATTGGGTCATGATGGTGGAGATGAGGTTTTGGTTCAAATAGCAAAAATATTGAAGAAAGCTTTTAATGATTTTGATATAGTTATTAGAATGGGAGGAGATGAATTTAGTATTTTTGCTGTAGATTATAAGGATATCAATTCAATTGAAAAAAAATTGAAGAAATTATTTGAAATATTGAAAGAGGGGATAGTTATAAAAAATAAGGCTGTTACAATAACATTATCTATAGGAGTAGCTTTATATCCTAAAAGTGGAATAGAATTTCAAGAATTATATGAGAATGCAGACAAAATACTTTATGAAGTTAAAAATAGTGGAAAGAATAACTATAAAATTTTATAA